The following proteins are encoded in a genomic region of Natrarchaeobius halalkaliphilus:
- a CDS encoding GDP-mannose 4,6-dehydratase, translating into MLSRKQMGVLCHENARHGRWRLHRVPPRRLPVRDVLVVDDFSTGSIDNLPDSVRLEVISSDIRSEPIVEECIKRAGEIYHLAAAVGVEKIVDEPLESLETNLRGTNSSSRLPRSTTSRRSSSRP; encoded by the coding sequence ATGCTAAGCCGGAAGCAAATGGGTGTACTGTGTCATGAAAACGCTCGTCACGGGAGGTGGCGGCTTCATCGGGTCCCACCTCGTCGACTCCCTGTTCGAGACGTACTGGTCGTCGATGACTTCTCGACCGGATCGATCGACAACCTGCCCGACTCGGTTCGCCTCGAGGTCATCTCCTCTGATATCCGAAGCGAGCCCATCGTCGAGGAGTGTATCAAACGCGCCGGCGAGATCTACCACCTCGCGGCTGCCGTGGGTGTCGAGAAGATCGTCGATGAACCGCTCGAGAGCCTCGAGACCAACCTCCGCGGAACGAACTCGTCCTCGAGGCTGCCTCGAAGTACGACGTCCCGACGTTCGTCGAGCAGGCCCTGA